A region of Myxococcus stipitatus DSM 14675 DNA encodes the following proteins:
- a CDS encoding YeeE/YedE family protein: protein MNAFLLPLLGGVLLGAGASLLLLFNGRIAGISGITAGLLTPAKADTAWRAAFVGGLAVGGVVLALVRPESFGPPVISGMGATLAAGLLVGFGTRLGSGCTSGHGVCGLARGARRSLVATLTFMAAGALTVFVTRHVLGGVS, encoded by the coding sequence ATGAACGCGTTCCTGCTCCCCCTCCTGGGGGGCGTCCTGCTGGGCGCAGGCGCCTCTCTGTTACTCTTGTTCAACGGTCGCATCGCCGGCATCAGCGGAATCACCGCGGGCCTGCTGACCCCCGCCAAGGCGGACACCGCGTGGCGCGCCGCATTCGTCGGCGGCCTCGCCGTGGGTGGCGTCGTGCTGGCGCTCGTCCGGCCGGAGTCCTTCGGCCCTCCCGTCATCTCCGGCATGGGCGCCACGCTCGCCGCGGGACTGCTCGTGGGCTTCGGCACCCGGCTGGGCAGCGGCTGCACCAGCGGCCACGGGGTCTGCGGCCTCGCGCGAGGCGCCAGGCGCTCGCTGGTCGCCACGCTCACGTTCATGGCCGCGGGCGCGCTCACCGTCTTCGTCACCCGCCATGTGCTGGGAGGTGTCTCGTGA
- a CDS encoding DUF6691 family protein — protein sequence MKAAVMAGLAGLLFALGLGMGGMTDPAKVVGFLDIAGAWDPSLAFVMAGALGTYGLLRQLIVRRAKPVLAKDFPAPPSAMVDGRLVGGAVLFGIGWGLSGYCPGPALVSAPVGGATVLLFVGAMLVGMGVFRAWEVLRAPRTSSQPG from the coding sequence GTGAAGGCGGCGGTGATGGCGGGACTGGCGGGACTGCTCTTCGCGCTGGGGCTGGGCATGGGCGGCATGACGGACCCCGCGAAGGTGGTGGGTTTCCTCGATATCGCCGGGGCGTGGGACCCCAGCCTCGCCTTCGTCATGGCGGGCGCGCTGGGCACCTATGGACTCCTGCGCCAGCTCATCGTGCGGCGCGCGAAGCCCGTGCTCGCGAAGGACTTCCCAGCGCCGCCCTCGGCGATGGTGGACGGGCGGCTCGTCGGGGGCGCGGTGCTGTTTGGCATTGGCTGGGGCCTGTCCGGTTACTGCCCGGGGCCCGCGCTGGTGTCCGCGCCGGTGGGAGGCGCCACTGTGTTGCTTTTTGTCGGGGCGATGCTGGTGGGGATGGGTGTTTTTCGCGCCTGGGAAGTCCTCCGCGCCCCCCGAACCTCCAGCCAACCTGGTTGA